One genomic segment of Thermovibrio guaymasensis includes these proteins:
- a CDS encoding cation:proton antiporter, which produces MESFTSILSLFMTALFLSYLIAEKFKFPVIPIYIITGILISLFYHFHSVHVFEALGVILLLFYIGLEFSLAEMEKNFKNIVGVGTVDFIFNFFPVFLAARLLGFDLMSSFVIAVILYPSSSAIVSKLLIDLKKLANPEVEPVLAILVFEDIAAATLLAILVNFSSGNPSSTEVLKVVVKIALFIFFAFIFVKNFNRVVDFLIEKYGTATEFLVLLVGTILFILVEAATGFGLSEAIGAFTAGTLFAETSHKDRVEQVVIPYRDLLGALFFLSFGLSIDLSKVNYSIIVPLAVFLVLSFLTKILTGIVSGKLYGLSLKRGASAGLMLLPRGEFSILVAATTPKLVPFTAIYVLISSVLGSIAVKESGKILSIFFKKKKAKTKSKLTRSQLLGD; this is translated from the coding sequence ATGGAGAGCTTTACATCTATCCTTTCACTATTTATGACGGCTCTTTTCCTTTCATACTTAATCGCGGAGAAGTTTAAGTTTCCAGTAATACCCATCTACATAATCACCGGAATTTTAATTTCACTCTTTTACCACTTCCACTCAGTTCACGTTTTTGAAGCCCTCGGAGTCATCCTCCTCCTCTTTTATATAGGCCTTGAGTTTTCCCTAGCAGAGATGGAGAAGAACTTTAAAAACATAGTTGGAGTAGGAACTGTTGACTTTATTTTCAACTTCTTTCCAGTATTCCTCGCAGCCAGGCTCCTAGGCTTTGACCTTATGAGCTCCTTTGTAATAGCTGTAATTCTCTACCCGAGCTCCTCGGCAATAGTCTCTAAGCTCTTAATTGACCTTAAGAAACTTGCAAACCCGGAAGTTGAACCTGTTTTGGCAATTCTAGTCTTTGAGGACATAGCAGCAGCAACCCTCTTGGCAATCTTAGTAAACTTCTCATCAGGTAACCCGAGTTCAACAGAAGTTTTAAAAGTTGTCGTAAAGATCGCTCTCTTTATATTTTTTGCCTTTATCTTCGTGAAGAACTTCAACAGAGTGGTTGACTTTTTAATAGAGAAGTACGGAACGGCAACGGAGTTCTTAGTCTTACTCGTTGGAACCATCCTCTTTATACTGGTTGAAGCTGCAACAGGTTTCGGACTTTCAGAGGCTATAGGTGCCTTCACTGCAGGAACTCTCTTTGCTGAAACTTCCCACAAAGATAGGGTTGAACAGGTAGTAATACCGTATAGGGACTTACTGGGAGCTCTCTTCTTCCTTTCATTTGGACTTAGCATAGACCTTTCAAAGGTTAACTACTCAATAATCGTCCCGCTGGCGGTTTTCCTAGTTCTCTCCTTTTTAACTAAAATCTTAACGGGAATAGTCTCGGGAAAACTTTACGGACTTTCCCTTAAAAGGGGAGCTTCAGCCGGTTTAATGCTACTGCCAAGGGGAGAGTTTTCAATCTTAGTTGCAGCAACCACCCCTAAACTCGTTCCCTTTACTGCAATCTACGTCCTAATCTCATCGGTTCTCGGCTCAATTGCCGTTAAGGAATCTGGAAAAATCCTCTCCATCTTCTTTAAGAAGAAAAAAGCAAAGACGAAAAGTAAACTTACGAGATCACAACTCCTGGGGGACTGA
- a CDS encoding radical SAM protein produces the protein MRVIRSLKSPLNMLFIYETEDGYKVESVFYKGERLCVSSQVGCPVRCAFCASGMYGLKRSLKAEEIFAQYSLLKEELPIKGVAIAGIGEPSANADEVVKAIELFKRDGLKVTVSTTGYPIEGFKKLMGAPHDGLTISVHGISKEVREKIFGVNVPLDEVLKALEEYLQKTSSSRRKKFQFGYLLIKGVNDSKEELKKLGELARKYRMTVMLMAYNEVEGIPLKGVSEEEYEEAFLFLRKEGVRVTLSNRFRRDKLGGCGTLTIAREVRE, from the coding sequence ATGAGAGTAATCAGGAGTCTTAAGAGTCCTTTAAACATGCTTTTTATCTACGAGACAGAAGACGGCTATAAGGTTGAGAGCGTCTTTTATAAGGGAGAGAGGTTGTGCGTCTCCTCCCAGGTAGGGTGCCCCGTAAGGTGTGCCTTCTGTGCATCTGGAATGTACGGTCTTAAAAGGAGTTTAAAGGCTGAAGAAATCTTCGCCCAGTACAGTCTCTTAAAGGAAGAACTCCCCATTAAAGGGGTTGCAATAGCAGGAATAGGAGAACCTTCTGCGAACGCCGACGAGGTAGTAAAAGCAATAGAGCTCTTTAAAAGGGATGGGTTAAAAGTAACTGTAAGCACAACCGGATACCCAATAGAGGGATTTAAGAAACTGATGGGAGCTCCCCACGACGGTTTAACAATTTCCGTCCACGGAATTTCCAAGGAAGTCAGGGAGAAAATATTCGGAGTTAACGTACCTCTAGATGAAGTCTTAAAAGCCCTTGAAGAATACCTCCAAAAAACATCTTCCTCTAGAAGGAAGAAGTTTCAGTTTGGCTACCTGTTAATAAAGGGGGTCAACGACAGCAAAGAAGAGTTAAAGAAACTGGGAGAGCTTGCAAGGAAGTACAGAATGACAGTTATGCTGATGGCCTACAATGAGGTTGAAGGAATTCCCCTTAAAGGCGTGAGTGAAGAGGAGTACGAAGAAGCTTTCCTCTTCCTCAGGAAGGAAGGAGTAAGGGTTACACTCTCAAACAGGTTCAGGAGAGATAAACTTGGAGGCTGCGGAACTCTAACGATTGCAAGGGAGGTTAGGGAATGA
- a CDS encoding cation:proton antiporter regulatory subunit codes for MYVKEGELPGIGKKYTVKTENGDTIVVVIHYTGKREIYYFEEDSEEPTAVIELTDEEARTLGTILVGALFQPTSDEEKIGFLMKHLVFEWVKVPENSFLVNKSIKELEIRKKWGVIVVAVIREDNVIVSPSPLFKIEPGDTLIVVGTLENVKKFVKEVEEKKG; via the coding sequence ATGTACGTGAAAGAGGGAGAGCTCCCCGGAATAGGTAAGAAGTACACCGTTAAAACAGAAAACGGAGACACCATAGTAGTCGTAATCCACTATACGGGAAAGAGGGAAATTTACTACTTTGAGGAGGACAGCGAAGAGCCGACGGCGGTAATTGAACTAACTGATGAGGAGGCCAGGACACTCGGAACGATCTTGGTTGGAGCTCTATTCCAGCCAACCTCCGATGAGGAAAAGATTGGCTTCTTAATGAAACACTTAGTCTTTGAGTGGGTTAAAGTCCCAGAGAACTCTTTCCTGGTAAACAAATCAATTAAGGAACTAGAAATCAGGAAGAAGTGGGGAGTCATAGTTGTTGCAGTAATTAGAGAGGACAACGTAATAGTTTCTCCATCTCCCCTCTTTAAGATAGAACCGGGTGATACTCTAATAGTAGTTGGAACCCTTGAGAACGTTAAGAAGTTTGTAAAGGAAGTAGAGGAGAAAAAAGGCTAA
- a CDS encoding DUF503 domain-containing protein, with the protein MASVIGYLEIELHIPHAHSLKEKRSVVKRVVERLKGKFNVSVSEIGKQDSWQEAVIGVVTLGTSKKIVDATLEKVVSFVEELVPGLILDYRKEVF; encoded by the coding sequence ATGGCTTCTGTTATTGGTTACCTTGAAATAGAGCTCCACATTCCCCATGCCCACTCACTTAAGGAGAAGAGGAGCGTTGTAAAGAGGGTCGTTGAGAGGTTGAAGGGTAAGTTCAACGTTTCTGTCAGTGAGATAGGTAAACAGGACTCTTGGCAGGAGGCAGTAATAGGGGTTGTTACTTTGGGAACGAGTAAAAAAATTGTTGATGCTACCCTTGAGAAAGTTGTCTCTTTCGTTGAAGAGCTCGTTCCGGGACTTATCCTTGACTATAGGAAGGAGGTCTTTTAG
- a CDS encoding Tll0287-like domain-containing protein — protein sequence MRKVLPLLLAVLLTGCASHQKKPLDKGTEKEVASLGQMAVKRLMGELKSNLGTALKEGGFPKAIEFCSRKAEELTEKVNKELVVVKVKRVSDKFRNPKNRPDGLDQEVINEFKEELKEGKLSPYKVKKLDGYFVYYKPILVSPFCLNCHGKPESMNPEVLRVIREKYPNDRALNYRAGQLRGVFKVVIPEGEVKGG from the coding sequence ATGAGGAAAGTCCTTCCCCTTCTACTGGCCGTCCTTTTGACCGGATGTGCTTCACACCAGAAAAAACCCCTTGATAAGGGAACTGAGAAAGAGGTTGCTTCTTTAGGCCAGATGGCTGTAAAGAGGCTTATGGGTGAACTAAAGAGTAATTTAGGAACGGCCCTTAAAGAGGGAGGTTTCCCAAAAGCAATAGAGTTCTGTTCAAGGAAGGCAGAGGAACTGACAGAGAAGGTTAACAAGGAACTCGTAGTAGTGAAGGTAAAGAGGGTCTCAGATAAGTTTAGGAATCCTAAGAATAGACCGGACGGACTTGACCAAGAGGTAATAAATGAGTTTAAAGAGGAGCTAAAGGAAGGTAAGCTCTCTCCATACAAGGTAAAGAAATTGGACGGTTACTTTGTCTACTACAAACCTATACTGGTCTCTCCTTTCTGCCTAAACTGTCACGGGAAACCTGAGAGTATGAACCCGGAAGTTTTAAGAGTTATCAGGGAAAAGTACCCTAACGATAGGGCACTAAACTACCGAGCAGGCCAACTCAGAGGAGTCTTTAAGGTGGTAATTCCAGAAGGAGAAGTTAAGGGAGGTTAA
- a CDS encoding glycosyltransferase family 9 protein: MKVLLIRFSSLGDVILVSSVLPALKEKRIKVDLLTFKPFGELFKGHPFLNKVIEVERKDLKTLKGIKALSEELQEYDSAFDLHDTLRTKILRRYLNFPVFTYKKKSFLRRLMVIFKPFKAKGLFVPELYAEVFRNIGVEIKKPRPYLKVDEVALKKLKSLLGESKNLIAVAPGARWESKTYPLGKFKEIVKNLRKLGFAPVIVGGKEERSKGEILKREGAVNFCGELSLKESLALISICRGVVSNDSAVVHMARAVKTPVVSIFGPTHPSFGFAPYPDEGKALTLNLPCSPCSLHGKTKCKNRKCFEIPPERVVEELLTVIK, encoded by the coding sequence ATGAAAGTCCTTTTAATCAGGTTCTCTTCACTGGGAGACGTGATACTTGTAAGTTCCGTCCTCCCGGCTTTAAAGGAAAAAAGAATTAAAGTTGACCTACTAACCTTTAAACCCTTTGGAGAACTCTTTAAAGGCCATCCCTTTTTAAACAAAGTTATAGAAGTAGAGAGAAAGGACTTAAAAACTTTAAAGGGAATCAAGGCCCTTTCAGAGGAACTTCAGGAGTACGATTCAGCCTTTGACCTCCACGACACCCTTAGAACAAAAATTTTAAGGAGATACCTGAACTTTCCAGTTTTTACCTACAAGAAGAAAAGCTTTTTAAGAAGGTTAATGGTCATTTTCAAACCCTTTAAAGCCAAAGGGCTCTTCGTTCCAGAGCTCTATGCAGAAGTATTCAGGAATATAGGAGTTGAGATAAAAAAACCGCGCCCTTACCTGAAGGTTGATGAAGTAGCCCTCAAGAAACTAAAAAGTCTGTTGGGAGAGAGTAAAAACCTCATAGCAGTTGCTCCTGGAGCAAGGTGGGAAAGCAAAACATACCCTCTTGGTAAATTTAAGGAAATAGTTAAAAACCTTAGAAAATTAGGCTTTGCCCCAGTTATTGTCGGCGGAAAGGAGGAAAGAAGTAAAGGTGAAATCTTAAAGAGGGAAGGTGCAGTTAACTTCTGTGGAGAACTCTCCCTAAAAGAGAGTTTAGCCCTAATATCCATTTGCAGAGGGGTTGTGTCAAACGATTCAGCAGTAGTTCACATGGCAAGGGCAGTAAAAACCCCGGTCGTCTCAATATTCGGCCCGACCCACCCTTCCTTTGGATTTGCACCCTATCCGGACGAGGGAAAAGCCCTAACCCTAAACCTTCCCTGTTCTCCTTGCTCCCTCCACGGGAAGACTAAGTGTAAAAACAGAAAATGCTTTGAAATCCCTCCAGAGAGAGTAGTTGAGGAACTCTTAACTGTTATAAAATAA
- a CDS encoding DUF475 domain-containing protein has protein sequence MKLKKLLTEFAVILLISWVIEFIYMGIKGVFEGTTLSLLEISLSFDNAVMNAVILSGLSKVWRRKFLTWGMVIAVFGMRFLFPVLIVSITADLGIAETIKIALKEPEIYAHHLERAEPLILAFGGSFLFMVFLNWLFDAGRELHWIKTLEERASKLAKLGEIKLIVALTVVFIVGYLKKDPSIILSMILGILLFETVHFIKSAIDYFKDKRGIDGGIGAFIYLELLDASCSLDGTVGAFAISQNLIIITVGLSVGAFILRSLTIYFVESGKLKELPYLEHGAHWGIGALGIMMLIELFYSIPEPVISSLALLFILSSLYSSVKRTKPLL, from the coding sequence TTGAAACTAAAGAAACTCCTTACCGAATTTGCAGTAATCTTGTTAATAAGCTGGGTAATTGAGTTTATCTATATGGGAATAAAGGGAGTTTTTGAAGGAACTACCCTCTCACTCCTTGAAATCTCCCTCTCCTTTGATAACGCCGTAATGAACGCAGTAATCCTCTCCGGACTCTCAAAGGTCTGGAGGAGGAAGTTTTTAACCTGGGGAATGGTAATTGCAGTCTTTGGAATGAGGTTTCTATTCCCGGTCCTAATAGTTTCCATCACTGCAGACCTCGGAATAGCAGAGACTATAAAAATTGCCCTTAAAGAACCTGAAATTTACGCTCACCACCTTGAAAGAGCCGAACCTCTAATCTTGGCCTTTGGAGGTTCCTTCCTATTTATGGTCTTCCTAAACTGGCTCTTTGACGCCGGAAGGGAGCTCCACTGGATTAAAACTCTAGAAGAAAGGGCATCAAAACTTGCAAAACTTGGAGAAATAAAGTTAATCGTAGCCCTAACAGTAGTTTTTATAGTTGGATACCTTAAAAAGGACCCTTCAATAATTCTTTCAATGATTTTGGGAATCCTTCTCTTTGAAACGGTCCACTTCATTAAAAGCGCCATTGACTACTTTAAGGACAAAAGAGGAATTGATGGAGGAATCGGGGCATTTATATACCTAGAGCTCCTTGACGCCTCATGCTCACTTGACGGAACCGTCGGTGCATTTGCAATAAGTCAGAACCTCATAATAATAACTGTAGGTCTGTCTGTCGGCGCCTTCATTTTAAGAAGTTTAACGATTTACTTCGTTGAAAGTGGAAAATTAAAAGAACTGCCTTACTTAGAGCACGGTGCCCACTGGGGGATAGGAGCGCTGGGGATCATGATGTTAATTGAGCTCTTTTACTCCATTCCTGAACCGGTAATAAGCTCTTTAGCTCTACTGTTCATCCTTTCCTCCCTCTACTCTTCAGTAAAGAGAACAAAACCCTTACTCTAG
- a CDS encoding cytochrome c3 family protein: MRSLLTVTTAVFILTTFNQALAQHPPITLVDVNGNPILNENGKVQSKLPVSYQKSCKGCHNLDYINMGWHSQQGRLSTLSAEVYKQVYEKFGEKSTLPKDQSGLYLKWYGPKNIYGPGGMYNRVSVPHMFKLAPYKTTDPLDINFTTAEWNTGKCSICHPGGGFGLKDQMEQPLDKMDPKYVENALKNGIYYGDYLVDGPNGTLKVFDYHAKAGDTVVPNVRDNDCLVCHAYSYDLGNARMTSWKKKHPGWVDTVGAGLGSINPDWTVNYDKDKVSKFHYLIRGTTNESCSRCHAGVYDINADGKITPYDNIGLFGDIYLLTSPGFFKRAQEIGDVGEIGSDNLPHKVIDDSKRPEFFNPKTGQWEKVPYLDVHAQGGMKCADCHRQVKSDALELQYVQPSWMPSHDVAKGTDGFNVRSDLSGTTTCIMCHTDYKEIHKGAFPENIADVHLKYIHCTTCHIPQKFNGVIQTLIRTTEEGKGHLFWNFDEEHDATVPFYPDYVWFPHVPAKGETPVLKIKPANSIAELYWRLSDGRGVPNRFLHMVFKVSPDTWNTSNPDRPEAEFGLIYFKDGKPYKPAKALNNKYVVPGGMVYWAYVGKYGDTVEFPDADSVGIPKEAPIVGRFNSDGTVNWINSNTKSGWVVKSTLPNMLENPETGETMIIRKDEAEAPFVDEEDEIKFAASALEAAIKKVTGKDVKVQYVYHLGILDGSYIMSHNVAPVSSQPMQSGGDAEFSDNPLHVLQCQDCHSSRGKFNRAIKKYPHIDTVPGVTVFEVPKAAIEGYNGEFTEADLRKLTFAYYSPVDVQVFPPEDGNAVITKVWTPSGGDVEPTGADSIDTSFVPNGYTVKQAMTFNLNNGNSTTFEVLPLEGKATDYEVFGTPSSAVSYTVENDGKIKVTLTATKGSEITVAIAKKASTSAQGETQTGGGGDSGGCSISPSSGIGGVVSSLLALLPLGFLRLKRRKND; encoded by the coding sequence ATGCGAAGCCTCTTAACCGTAACAACCGCAGTCTTCATATTGACAACTTTCAACCAAGCCTTAGCTCAGCACCCTCCCATCACGCTAGTTGACGTTAACGGAAACCCAATCCTCAACGAGAACGGGAAAGTCCAATCTAAACTCCCAGTCAGCTACCAGAAATCCTGTAAAGGATGCCACAACCTTGACTACATCAATATGGGATGGCACTCTCAACAGGGAAGGCTATCAACACTTAGTGCCGAAGTCTATAAACAGGTCTACGAAAAGTTCGGGGAAAAGAGCACCTTACCTAAAGACCAATCAGGTCTCTACCTGAAGTGGTACGGCCCTAAAAATATCTACGGACCAGGAGGTATGTACAACAGAGTTTCTGTTCCCCATATGTTTAAGTTAGCTCCTTACAAAACTACAGACCCTCTTGACATCAACTTCACAACGGCGGAATGGAATACCGGAAAGTGTTCAATTTGCCATCCAGGAGGAGGTTTTGGCTTAAAGGACCAGATGGAACAGCCCCTTGATAAAATGGACCCTAAATACGTTGAAAACGCCCTAAAAAACGGCATCTACTACGGAGACTACCTAGTTGACGGACCAAACGGAACCCTAAAAGTTTTTGATTACCACGCAAAAGCAGGAGATACCGTAGTTCCAAACGTAAGGGACAACGACTGTCTCGTATGTCACGCCTACTCCTACGACCTCGGAAATGCCAGGATGACCTCATGGAAGAAAAAGCACCCTGGCTGGGTAGATACGGTTGGAGCAGGATTAGGAAGTATAAATCCCGACTGGACGGTAAATTACGATAAAGACAAAGTTAGCAAATTTCACTACCTCATAAGAGGAACAACAAACGAATCTTGTTCAAGGTGTCACGCAGGCGTTTACGACATTAACGCCGACGGCAAGATAACCCCCTACGACAACATTGGTCTATTTGGAGATATCTACTTACTCACATCACCAGGGTTTTTCAAGAGAGCTCAGGAAATCGGGGACGTAGGTGAGATAGGCAGTGACAACCTACCCCACAAGGTTATTGACGACAGTAAACGCCCCGAGTTCTTCAATCCAAAAACGGGACAATGGGAAAAAGTGCCCTACCTGGACGTACACGCCCAAGGCGGTATGAAGTGTGCAGACTGCCACCGTCAGGTAAAATCGGACGCTTTAGAGCTCCAATACGTACAGCCATCATGGATGCCATCTCACGACGTTGCAAAAGGAACGGACGGATTCAACGTAAGATCCGACCTATCGGGAACAACAACGTGTATAATGTGCCACACCGACTATAAAGAGATTCACAAGGGAGCATTCCCGGAAAACATAGCAGATGTTCACCTAAAGTATATACACTGTACAACCTGTCACATACCACAGAAGTTCAACGGAGTAATTCAGACGCTAATAAGAACAACTGAAGAGGGAAAAGGACACCTATTCTGGAACTTTGATGAAGAACACGATGCAACGGTTCCTTTCTACCCAGATTACGTATGGTTCCCCCACGTCCCGGCAAAAGGAGAAACTCCCGTTCTAAAAATCAAACCGGCAAACTCTATTGCGGAGCTCTACTGGAGGTTGAGTGACGGAAGAGGAGTTCCCAATAGGTTCCTACATATGGTATTTAAAGTTTCTCCAGATACTTGGAACACAAGTAACCCAGATAGGCCGGAGGCCGAATTCGGGCTGATTTACTTTAAGGATGGAAAACCCTATAAACCTGCTAAAGCCCTTAATAACAAATACGTTGTTCCGGGTGGGATGGTATACTGGGCCTACGTAGGTAAGTACGGAGATACCGTTGAATTTCCAGACGCAGACAGCGTCGGAATTCCCAAAGAAGCTCCGATCGTCGGTAGATTCAACTCTGACGGAACGGTTAACTGGATTAACTCAAATACCAAAAGCGGTTGGGTTGTTAAGTCAACCCTTCCAAACATGCTGGAGAACCCAGAAACTGGCGAAACTATGATAATCAGAAAGGACGAAGCAGAAGCTCCATTTGTAGACGAAGAGGATGAAATCAAGTTCGCAGCCAGCGCCTTAGAAGCCGCAATAAAGAAAGTAACCGGTAAAGATGTTAAAGTTCAGTACGTCTACCACTTAGGAATCCTTGACGGCTCCTACATAATGAGCCATAACGTTGCTCCTGTCAGCTCTCAGCCAATGCAATCTGGAGGAGATGCAGAATTCTCAGACAACCCACTACACGTTCTCCAATGTCAGGACTGCCACTCTTCAAGAGGAAAGTTCAACAGAGCTATAAAGAAATATCCACACATTGATACAGTTCCGGGCGTAACTGTATTTGAAGTTCCCAAAGCAGCAATAGAGGGTTACAACGGTGAGTTTACAGAAGCGGACCTCAGGAAGTTAACATTTGCCTATTACTCACCGGTAGATGTTCAAGTCTTCCCACCGGAGGACGGCAACGCCGTTATAACAAAAGTGTGGACTCCAAGTGGTGGAGATGTTGAGCCAACAGGAGCAGATTCAATAGATACGAGCTTCGTTCCTAACGGTTATACAGTAAAGCAAGCTATGACCTTTAACCTCAACAACGGTAACTCAACGACTTTTGAAGTCCTACCCTTAGAAGGAAAGGCAACCGACTACGAAGTATTTGGCACCCCCTCTTCCGCCGTAAGCTACACCGTAGAGAATGACGGTAAGATAAAGGTTACACTAACTGCTACAAAAGGTAGTGAGATTACAGTAGCTATTGCTAAGAAAGCCTCTACTTCTGCTCAAGGAGAGACTCAAACCGGTGGCGGGGGAGATAGCGGAGGATGTTCTATTTCCCCATCAAGTGGAATCGGAGGAGTAGTATCTTCACTACTAGCCCTCCTACCTTTAGGATTCTTAAGGCTCAAAAGAAGGAAGAATGACTAA
- the rd gene encoding rubredoxin, whose product MEIRHKLWRCTVCGYIYNVDEGDPENNIPPGTPFEALPDEWVCPVCGASKDKFEPIDE is encoded by the coding sequence ATGGAAATCAGGCACAAGCTATGGAGGTGCACAGTTTGCGGGTACATATACAACGTTGACGAAGGAGACCCTGAAAACAACATTCCTCCAGGAACGCCCTTTGAAGCCCTACCGGATGAGTGGGTATGTCCGGTATGCGGAGCGAGTAAGGACAAGTTTGAACCTATAGATGAATAA
- the tmk gene encoding dTMP kinase has product MFITFEGIEGCGKTTQAKLLYQWLIDRGKETILTREPGGTPSAEELREFILREREENFPPFSELCLYIAARGFHVENLIRPALKEGSFVICDRFSDSTLAYQGFGRGIDVDLIEKMNREATGGLKPNLTFLIDLPVEVAFERLKGKKKDRLEMESLEFHRKVREGFLKIAEKENDRVVVIDGRKSVDEIFNKVVKEVQRRLGAL; this is encoded by the coding sequence GTGTTTATAACCTTTGAAGGAATAGAGGGCTGTGGAAAGACCACTCAGGCAAAACTCCTTTACCAGTGGCTGATAGATAGGGGAAAGGAAACAATCTTGACCAGAGAGCCGGGAGGAACCCCTTCAGCCGAAGAGTTAAGGGAATTTATTCTGAGAGAAAGGGAGGAGAACTTTCCGCCCTTCAGTGAGCTCTGCCTCTACATAGCCGCAAGGGGATTCCACGTTGAAAACTTAATAAGACCGGCCCTTAAAGAGGGAAGTTTTGTAATATGCGATAGGTTCTCAGATTCAACCCTTGCCTATCAGGGATTTGGAAGAGGAATAGACGTAGATTTAATAGAGAAGATGAACAGAGAAGCAACCGGAGGGCTAAAGCCAAACTTAACGTTCTTAATTGACCTACCGGTTGAAGTAGCCTTTGAAAGGTTAAAGGGTAAGAAGAAAGACAGGCTTGAAATGGAAAGCCTTGAGTTCCACAGAAAGGTTAGAGAAGGTTTTTTAAAGATAGCCGAAAAAGAGAATGATAGAGTGGTTGTCATTGACGGAAGGAAGAGCGTAGATGAGATTTTCAACAAAGTTGTTAAAGAAGTTCAGAGGAGGTTAGGTGCTCTTTAA
- a CDS encoding DNA polymerase III subunit delta': MLFNSVVGHSKQLGIIRSLVESKLYPATSLLCGPEGVGKRLIGRELLNYLTGSKLSVRELGVEKPPTIEEIRELSEWLFTKPTEGKGKGALIDNAELMRGEAANALLKTLEEPPNYAYIILISRNEQGVFPTIRSRCRVFRFGRLTDANVEFILKKLGVNYDKRVIKVSRGSPGTAIRLSEKTEILELLSGFVNLMKSRNKLKEITAFSSKFSNLSRDDTLLFLDSLEALLSQKETILKWADKLESARNFLRFYGKPQSVIEWLLIEKLTSL; this comes from the coding sequence GTGCTCTTTAATTCTGTTGTAGGCCACTCTAAACAGCTCGGAATTATAAGGAGTTTAGTGGAGAGTAAACTCTACCCTGCAACTTCACTTCTCTGCGGACCCGAAGGGGTCGGAAAGAGGTTAATAGGAAGGGAGCTCCTAAACTACCTAACCGGCTCTAAACTCTCAGTAAGGGAATTGGGAGTTGAAAAACCTCCAACGATTGAAGAAATAAGGGAGCTCTCTGAGTGGCTCTTTACAAAACCTACGGAAGGGAAAGGAAAGGGAGCTCTAATTGACAACGCAGAGCTCATGAGGGGAGAAGCTGCAAACGCCCTCCTAAAAACCTTAGAAGAACCTCCAAACTACGCATACATAATCTTAATCTCCAGGAACGAACAGGGTGTCTTTCCAACAATCCGTTCAAGGTGCAGAGTATTTAGATTTGGAAGGCTTACAGACGCAAACGTTGAGTTCATTCTAAAAAAGCTTGGAGTGAACTACGACAAAAGGGTAATAAAAGTTTCAAGGGGAAGCCCGGGAACAGCCATTAGGTTAAGTGAGAAAACGGAGATACTGGAGCTCCTTTCAGGCTTTGTAAACCTCATGAAGAGCAGAAATAAACTCAAAGAGATAACGGCCTTTTCCTCAAAGTTCTCAAACCTATCAAGGGATGACACTCTTCTCTTCTTGGACAGTTTAGAAGCCCTTCTATCCCAGAAAGAAACAATCTTAAAGTGGGCAGACAAATTAGAATCGGCAAGGAATTTTTTGAGGTTTTACGGAAAACCTCAATCAGTAATTGAATGGTTACTGATTGAGAAACTTACCTCACTCTAA